One genomic region from Yersinia canariae encodes:
- the yrbN gene encoding protein YrbN produces the protein MTENFLDELCRLAAIINEARVHDY, from the coding sequence ATGACTGAAAATTTTCTCGACGAGTTATGTAGACTGGCTGCCATTATTAATGAGGCACGTGTACATGACTACTGA
- the infB gene encoding translation initiation factor IF-2, with amino-acid sequence MTDVTVKSLAAEIQTPVDRLVQQFADAGIKKSEVDSVTQQEKETLLAHLNREHGSAPNKLTLQRKTRSTLNIPSTGGKSKSVQIEVRKKRTYVNTPEAEQAKAEEQAQREAEEQAQREAEAAAQKIAEEKAKRAAEEQAKREAAEKAKRQAAEKEKVTNQQTDEKTKPAQTDKARREAEAAELKRSVEEETRRKVEEDAKRVAEEARKMAAENEGKWPEPVTEQTESADYHVTTSQHARAAEDENDAKVEGDRRSRTRGGKATKQKKGNKLSESKADREEARAVGRKGKRKPSTLQQSFNKPVVAVNRDVVIGETVTVAELANKMAVKGSQVIKAMMKLGAMATINQVIDQETAQLVAEEMGHKVILRRENELEEALMSDRDTGAEAAAEHRAPVVTIMGHVDHGKTSLLDYIRSTKVASGEAGGITQHIGAYHVETENGMITFLDTPGHAAFTSMRARGAQATDIVVLVVAADDGVMPQTIEAIQHAKAANVPVVVAVNKIDKPAADANRVKTELIQHGIISEDFGGDVPFIEVSAKVGTGIDNLLQAILLQAEVMELKAVRTGMASGVVIESFLDKGRGPVATVLVQQGTLNKGDIVLCGFEYGRVRAMRDELGRDITSAGPSIPVEILGLSSVPAAGDEVTVVRDEKKAREVALYRQGKFREVKLARQQKSKLENMFANMTEGEVSELNIVIKSDVQGSCEAICDSLEKLSTDEVKVRIVGSGVGGITETDATLAAASGAIILGFNVRADASARRVVETEGLDLRYYSVIYSLIDEVKQAMSGMLAPEYKQQIIGLAEVRDVFKSPKFGAIAGCMVTEGVIKRNNPIRVLRDNVVIYEGELESLRRFKDDVNEVRNGMECGIGVKNYNDVRTGDVIEVFEIIEIKRTIA; translated from the coding sequence ATGACAGATGTAACCGTAAAATCGCTGGCAGCTGAGATTCAGACTCCAGTTGATCGCCTGGTACAGCAATTTGCTGATGCAGGGATCAAGAAGTCTGAAGTAGACTCAGTTACCCAGCAAGAAAAAGAAACATTGCTGGCGCACTTAAACCGTGAACACGGTAGTGCGCCTAATAAACTCACGCTGCAACGCAAAACGCGTAGCACCTTGAATATTCCGAGCACCGGCGGAAAAAGTAAATCGGTGCAAATCGAGGTCCGCAAGAAACGCACTTATGTAAATACGCCGGAAGCTGAACAAGCGAAAGCGGAAGAGCAGGCACAGCGTGAAGCGGAAGAGCAGGCACAACGTGAAGCGGAAGCAGCAGCGCAGAAAATCGCTGAAGAAAAAGCTAAACGTGCGGCCGAAGAACAAGCCAAACGTGAGGCCGCTGAAAAAGCTAAGCGCCAAGCAGCGGAAAAAGAAAAAGTGACGAATCAACAAACCGACGAAAAAACCAAGCCAGCTCAGACCGATAAAGCACGTCGTGAAGCTGAAGCTGCCGAGCTGAAACGCTCAGTAGAAGAAGAAACACGCCGTAAGGTCGAGGAAGACGCTAAACGCGTTGCTGAGGAAGCCCGTAAAATGGCAGCCGAAAATGAAGGTAAATGGCCAGAGCCAGTGACTGAACAAACTGAATCTGCCGATTACCATGTAACCACTTCACAACATGCGCGCGCCGCGGAAGATGAAAACGACGCCAAAGTTGAAGGTGATCGCCGTAGCCGCACTCGTGGTGGTAAAGCAACTAAACAGAAGAAAGGCAATAAACTCTCTGAGTCTAAAGCTGATCGTGAAGAAGCACGTGCTGTTGGCCGTAAAGGCAAACGTAAACCAAGCACATTGCAGCAGAGCTTCAACAAGCCTGTTGTAGCCGTTAACCGCGATGTGGTTATCGGTGAGACAGTAACTGTTGCTGAATTGGCAAACAAAATGGCTGTGAAAGGCTCTCAGGTCATCAAAGCGATGATGAAACTGGGCGCAATGGCAACCATTAACCAGGTTATCGATCAGGAAACAGCACAGCTGGTTGCTGAAGAGATGGGCCACAAAGTTATCCTGCGTCGTGAAAACGAGCTGGAAGAAGCACTGATGAGCGACCGTGATACTGGCGCTGAAGCTGCAGCCGAGCACCGCGCTCCGGTTGTGACCATCATGGGCCACGTTGACCACGGTAAAACTTCTCTGCTGGATTACATCCGCTCCACGAAAGTGGCGTCGGGTGAAGCCGGTGGTATTACTCAGCACATCGGTGCTTATCACGTTGAAACTGAAAACGGCATGATCACCTTCCTGGATACTCCAGGACACGCCGCGTTTACTTCAATGCGTGCCCGTGGTGCTCAGGCGACTGATATCGTGGTGCTGGTTGTTGCAGCCGACGATGGCGTGATGCCACAGACTATCGAAGCTATTCAGCATGCCAAAGCGGCGAATGTGCCGGTTGTGGTTGCAGTGAACAAAATCGATAAGCCAGCTGCTGATGCAAATCGTGTTAAAACTGAATTGATTCAACACGGTATCATATCTGAAGATTTTGGCGGCGATGTTCCATTCATCGAAGTATCTGCGAAAGTCGGTACTGGTATTGATAATTTGCTACAAGCAATTCTGCTGCAAGCAGAAGTCATGGAACTGAAAGCCGTTCGTACTGGCATGGCTAGTGGTGTTGTTATCGAATCCTTCTTGGATAAAGGCCGTGGCCCAGTTGCTACCGTGCTGGTTCAACAAGGTACGCTGAACAAAGGCGATATCGTGCTGTGTGGCTTTGAGTATGGCCGTGTGCGTGCGATGCGTGACGAGTTGGGCCGTGATATCACGTCAGCGGGCCCGTCTATCCCAGTAGAAATCCTGGGTCTGTCCAGTGTTCCTGCTGCTGGTGACGAAGTGACAGTTGTTCGTGACGAGAAAAAAGCACGTGAAGTTGCACTGTATCGTCAGGGTAAATTCCGTGAAGTTAAGCTGGCTCGTCAGCAGAAATCTAAACTGGAAAACATGTTTGCGAACATGACCGAAGGTGAAGTTTCTGAACTGAACATCGTCATCAAGTCTGACGTACAGGGTTCTTGTGAAGCTATCTGTGATTCGCTGGAAAAACTGTCGACCGACGAAGTGAAAGTCCGCATTGTGGGCTCAGGCGTGGGTGGTATCACCGAAACTGATGCAACACTGGCGGCCGCTTCTGGCGCAATCATCCTTGGCTTCAACGTCCGTGCTGATGCTTCAGCGCGTCGTGTTGTTGAAACCGAAGGTTTAGATCTGCGTTACTACTCAGTCATTTATAGCTTGATCGACGAAGTTAAGCAGGCGATGAGTGGTATGCTGGCACCTGAGTACAAACAGCAGATTATCGGCTTGGCTGAAGTTCGTGACGTATTCAAATCACCGAAATTTGGCGCGATTGCTGGTTGTATGGTCACTGAAGGTGTGATTAAGCGTAATAATCCAATCCGTGTTCTGCGCGACAACGTGGTTATCTATGAAGGCGAGCTGGAATCCCTGCGCCGCTTCAAAGATGACGTCAACGAAGTTCGTAATGGTATGGAATGTGGTATCGGCGTTAAGAACTATAATGACGTCCGTACTGGCGATGTGATCGAAGTCTTCGAAATTATCGAAATTAAACGTACTATCGCTTAA
- the rbfA gene encoding 30S ribosome-binding factor RbfA, protein MAKEFSRSQRVSQEMQKEIALILQREIKDPRVGMATVSGIELSRDLAYAKVFVTFLNVLTDNADPDTVKNGIKALQDASGYIRTLLGKAMRLRIVPELTFAYDNSLIEGMRMSNLVTNVIKNDVERQVNPGNDEEK, encoded by the coding sequence ATGGCAAAAGAATTCAGCCGTTCTCAGCGTGTTTCACAAGAAATGCAAAAAGAGATCGCACTCATCTTACAGCGCGAAATCAAAGACCCTCGTGTTGGCATGGCTACTGTGTCAGGTATCGAACTGTCTCGTGATTTGGCTTACGCTAAAGTCTTTGTGACCTTCCTGAACGTGTTAACTGATAATGCTGACCCGGATACAGTTAAAAATGGCATCAAAGCACTGCAAGATGCTTCCGGTTATATCAGGACCCTGCTGGGGAAAGCGATGCGTTTACGTATCGTGCCAGAACTGACCTTCGCTTACGATAACTCTCTAATTGAAGGGATGCGGATGTCTAACCTGGTAACTAACGTCATCAAAAATGATGTAGAGCGTCAGGTTAATCCAGGAAACGACGAGGAGAAGTAA
- the pnp gene encoding polyribonucleotide nucleotidyltransferase, which translates to MLTPIIRKFQYGQHTVTIETGMMARQATAAVMVSMDDTAVFVTVVGQKKAKPGQSFFPLTVNYQERTYAAGRIPGSFFRREGRPSEGETLTSRLIDRPIRPLFPDSFLNEVQVIATVVSVNPQVNPDIVALIGASAALSLSGIPFNGPIGAARVGFINDQYVLNPTTDELKESRLDLVVAGTAAAVLMVESEADILSEDQMLGAVVFGHEQQQVVIENINALVAEAGKPKWDWQPEAVNEALRARVAELAEARLGDAYRITEKQERYTQVDAIKADVTEALLAQDDTLDAAEIQDILGSVEKDVVRSRVLRGEPRIDGREKDMIRGLDVRTGVLPRTHGSALFTRGETQALVTATLGTARDAQNIDELMGERTDSFLLHYNFPPYSVGETGMVGSPKRREIGHGRLAKRGVLAVMPSPSEFPYTIRVVSEITESNGSSSMASVCGASLALMDAGVPIKAAVAGIAMGLVKEDENFVVLSDILGDEDHLGDMDFKVAGSRDGITALQMDIKIEGITREIMQVALNQAKGARLHILGVMEQAISTPRGDISEFAPRIYTMKINPEKIKDVIGKGGSVIRALTDETGTTIEIEDDGTIKIAATDGDKAKHAIRRIEEITAEIEVGRIYAGKVTRIVDFGAFVAIGGGKEGLVHISQIADKRVEKVTDYLQMGQEVPVKVMEVDRQGRIRLSIKEATTPDAEAPAPEAAE; encoded by the coding sequence TTGCTGACTCCGATTATTCGTAAATTCCAGTACGGCCAACATACCGTGACAATTGAAACAGGCATGATGGCGCGCCAGGCAACTGCTGCTGTTATGGTAAGCATGGATGACACCGCAGTATTCGTTACTGTTGTTGGCCAAAAGAAAGCAAAACCAGGCCAGAGTTTCTTCCCTCTGACTGTTAACTATCAGGAGCGTACTTACGCTGCTGGCCGTATCCCAGGTAGCTTCTTCCGTCGTGAAGGCCGCCCAAGTGAAGGCGAAACACTGACTTCACGTCTGATTGACCGCCCGATTCGTCCACTGTTCCCAGACAGTTTCCTGAATGAAGTTCAGGTGATTGCAACTGTGGTTTCTGTTAATCCACAAGTTAACCCAGACATCGTGGCACTGATTGGTGCATCAGCTGCGCTGAGCCTGTCAGGTATTCCATTCAACGGCCCAATCGGTGCTGCTCGCGTTGGTTTCATCAACGACCAGTACGTACTGAACCCAACCACCGACGAGTTGAAAGAGAGCCGTCTGGACTTGGTTGTTGCCGGTACTGCTGCTGCGGTATTAATGGTTGAGTCAGAAGCAGACATTTTGTCTGAAGATCAAATGTTGGGCGCGGTCGTCTTCGGCCACGAACAACAGCAAGTTGTGATTGAAAATATCAATGCCTTGGTTGCTGAAGCTGGCAAACCTAAGTGGGATTGGCAGCCAGAAGCTGTTAACGAAGCGCTGCGTGCGCGCGTTGCTGAGCTGGCCGAAGCTCGTCTGGGTGACGCATATCGCATCACCGAGAAACAAGAGCGTTATACCCAAGTTGATGCAATTAAAGCTGACGTGACTGAAGCGCTGTTAGCGCAAGACGATACTTTAGATGCTGCGGAAATTCAGGATATCCTGGGCAGCGTTGAAAAAGACGTTGTTCGTAGCCGCGTATTGCGTGGTGAGCCGCGTATCGATGGTCGTGAAAAAGACATGATCCGTGGTCTGGATGTGCGTACTGGCGTCTTGCCGCGTACCCATGGTTCTGCGTTGTTCACCCGTGGTGAAACTCAGGCGCTGGTTACCGCAACGCTGGGTACCGCACGTGATGCACAAAATATTGATGAGCTGATGGGTGAGCGTACTGACTCATTCCTGCTACACTATAATTTCCCTCCATATTCTGTTGGTGAGACAGGTATGGTGGGTTCACCGAAACGTCGTGAGATTGGCCATGGCCGTCTGGCGAAACGTGGTGTGTTGGCAGTAATGCCAAGCCCGAGCGAGTTCCCTTACACTATACGTGTGGTTTCTGAAATCACTGAGTCTAATGGTTCTTCCTCAATGGCTTCTGTTTGTGGTGCTTCTCTGGCCCTGATGGATGCAGGTGTGCCGATTAAAGCCGCTGTTGCCGGTATCGCAATGGGTCTGGTTAAAGAAGATGAAAACTTTGTTGTTCTGTCTGACATCTTGGGTGACGAAGATCACTTGGGCGACATGGACTTTAAAGTAGCTGGTAGCCGTGACGGTATCACCGCACTGCAAATGGACATTAAAATTGAAGGTATCACCCGCGAAATCATGCAGGTGGCTCTGAACCAGGCTAAGGGTGCGCGTTTGCACATTCTGGGTGTTATGGAACAGGCTATCAGCACACCGCGTGGCGATATCTCTGAGTTTGCTCCACGTATCTACACCATGAAAATCAATCCTGAGAAAATCAAGGATGTGATCGGTAAAGGTGGTTCTGTTATCCGTGCGCTGACTGACGAAACTGGCACCACCATTGAAATCGAAGATGATGGTACCATTAAGATTGCAGCAACTGACGGCGATAAAGCAAAACATGCTATCCGTCGTATTGAAGAAATTACTGCTGAAATCGAAGTGGGCCGTATCTATGCGGGTAAAGTCACTCGTATCGTTGATTTCGGTGCATTTGTAGCAATCGGCGGCGGTAAAGAAGGTCTGGTGCATATTTCTCAAATCGCTGACAAGCGTGTAGAGAAAGTGACAGATTACCTGCAAATGGGCCAAGAAGTGCCAGTGAAAGTAATGGAAGTTGATCGCCAGGGCCGTATTCGCCTGAGCATCAAAGAAGCTACGACTCCTGACGCAGAAGCACCGGCACCAGAAGCAGCAGAGTAA
- the rimP gene encoding ribosome maturation factor RimP, producing MSTLEQKLTEIISAPVEALGYELVGIEFIRGRQSTLRIYIDSDDGITVDACADVSHQVSAVLDVEDPITVAYNLEVSSPGLERPMFTAEHYTRYLGEEVTLVLRMAMQNRRKWQGIIKAVDGEMITVTVDGKDEVFALSNIQKANLVPHF from the coding sequence TTGTCCACATTAGAACAAAAGTTAACAGAGATAATTTCAGCACCGGTTGAGGCCTTAGGCTATGAATTAGTCGGCATCGAGTTCATCCGGGGGCGCCAATCGACGCTACGAATCTATATTGATAGTGACGACGGAATCACTGTTGATGCTTGTGCTGATGTCAGCCACCAGGTCAGCGCTGTATTGGACGTAGAAGATCCAATTACGGTCGCTTACAACTTAGAAGTTTCCTCTCCGGGCCTTGAACGCCCAATGTTCACTGCTGAGCACTATACTCGTTACCTTGGTGAAGAAGTCACTCTGGTTTTGCGTATGGCAATGCAGAACCGCCGTAAATGGCAGGGCATTATTAAAGCCGTTGATGGCGAAATGATCACGGTTACTGTGGATGGAAAAGATGAAGTGTTCGCGCTGAGCAACATCCAGAAAGCGAACCTGGTACCCCACTTTTAA
- the rpsO gene encoding 30S ribosomal protein S15 — translation MSLSVEAKAKIVADFGRGANDTGSSEVQVALLTAQINHLQSHFSEHKKDHHSRRGLLRMVSTRRKLLDYLKREDVARYASLIERLGLRR, via the coding sequence ATGTCTCTAAGTGTTGAAGCGAAAGCTAAAATCGTTGCTGACTTCGGTCGCGGTGCCAATGACACCGGTTCAAGCGAAGTTCAGGTTGCTCTGTTGACTGCTCAAATTAACCATTTGCAAAGTCACTTCTCTGAGCACAAAAAAGATCACCACAGTCGTCGTGGTCTGCTGCGTATGGTATCCACGCGTCGTAAGCTGCTGGACTACCTGAAGCGTGAAGATGTAGCGCGTTATGCTTCCCTGATCGAGCGTCTGGGTCTGCGTCGCTAA
- the nusA gene encoding transcription termination factor NusA: protein MNKEILAVVEAVSNEKSLPREKIFEALETALATATKKKYEQEIEVRVSIDRKTGDFDTFRRWVAVDEVTMPTREITLDAAQFEDPSLQLGDYVEDQIESVTFDRITTQTAKQVIVQKVREAERAMVVEQFRQYLGEIVTGTVKKVNRDSIALDLGNNAEAVIGREDMLPRENFRPGDRIRGVLYDVRPEARGAQLFVSRSRPEMLVELFRIEVPEIGEELIEIKAAARDPGSRAKIAVKTNDKRIDPVGACVGMRGARVQAVSSELGGERIDIVLWDDNPAQFVINAMAPADVASIVVDEDKHTMDVAVEASNLAQAIGRNGQNVRLAAQLSGWELNVMTADDLQAKHQAEAHAAIDTFTKYLDIDEDFATVLVEEGFSSLEELAYVPMKELLEIDGLDEDTVEALRDRAKAALTTLALAQEESLGDQKPADDLLNLAGLERSMAFKLAARGVCTLEDLAEQGIDDLADIEGLSDEQAGELIMAARNICWFGDNA from the coding sequence ATGAACAAAGAGATTCTGGCTGTTGTAGAAGCAGTTTCCAATGAGAAATCCCTTCCGCGCGAGAAGATTTTTGAGGCGTTGGAAACCGCTCTAGCGACAGCGACCAAGAAAAAATACGAACAAGAAATTGAAGTTCGCGTCAGCATCGACCGTAAAACCGGTGATTTCGACACCTTCCGTCGTTGGGTTGCTGTTGACGAAGTCACGATGCCAACACGTGAAATCACATTAGATGCAGCTCAGTTTGAAGATCCTTCGCTCCAGTTGGGCGATTACGTTGAAGATCAGATTGAATCTGTCACTTTTGACCGCATTACCACCCAAACTGCCAAGCAAGTTATCGTACAAAAAGTGCGTGAAGCTGAACGCGCTATGGTAGTTGAACAGTTCCGCCAATACTTGGGCGAGATTGTTACCGGTACAGTGAAAAAAGTTAACCGCGACAGTATTGCCCTGGATTTGGGTAATAATGCTGAAGCGGTTATTGGCCGTGAAGACATGCTACCGCGTGAAAACTTCCGTCCAGGCGACCGTATCCGCGGCGTGCTATATGATGTGCGCCCAGAAGCTCGCGGCGCTCAGCTGTTTGTTAGCCGTTCACGCCCTGAAATGCTGGTTGAACTGTTCCGCATTGAAGTGCCAGAGATTGGCGAAGAATTGATCGAAATTAAAGCAGCTGCTCGTGATCCGGGCTCGCGTGCTAAAATTGCGGTTAAAACCAACGACAAACGTATCGATCCAGTCGGTGCTTGTGTTGGTATGCGTGGTGCCCGTGTTCAAGCTGTTTCCAGCGAACTTGGCGGCGAGCGCATTGATATTGTATTGTGGGATGATAATCCAGCCCAGTTTGTTATTAATGCCATGGCGCCAGCTGATGTTGCGTCAATTGTGGTTGATGAAGACAAACACACGATGGATGTTGCCGTTGAAGCCAGTAACCTGGCACAGGCAATTGGCCGTAATGGCCAGAACGTGCGTTTAGCGGCACAGCTGAGTGGCTGGGAACTGAACGTAATGACGGCGGACGATCTTCAGGCGAAGCATCAGGCCGAGGCTCATGCCGCTATTGATACCTTCACCAAATATCTTGATATCGATGAGGACTTTGCCACCGTATTGGTAGAGGAAGGTTTCTCTTCTCTGGAAGAATTGGCTTATGTGCCAATGAAAGAACTTCTGGAAATCGATGGTCTTGACGAAGATACGGTTGAAGCGCTGCGTGACCGCGCCAAAGCTGCATTGACCACGCTGGCCCTGGCACAAGAAGAAAGTCTTGGCGACCAAAAACCCGCTGATGACCTGCTGAATCTGGCCGGTCTGGAACGTAGCATGGCATTTAAATTGGCTGCGCGCGGTGTGTGTACGCTGGAAGATCTTGCCGAGCAGGGTATCGACGATCTGGCAGATATTGAAGGGCTTAGTGATGAACAAGCCGGCGAGCTGATTATGGCCGCACGTAATATCTGTTGGTTTGGCGATAACGCGTAA
- the truB gene encoding tRNA pseudouridine(55) synthase TruB: protein MGRPRRRGRDINGILLLDKPLGLSSNDVLQKVKRLFSANRAGHTGALDPLATGMLPICLGEATKFSQFLLDSDKRYRVVARLGQRTDTSDAEGALISEREVNVTQAQMDAALDRFRGDSQQVPSMYSALKHQGKPLYEYARQGIEVEREARSITVYELLFIRWEGNDLELEIHCSKGTYIRTIIDDLGELLGCGAHVSYLRRLQVATYPSDRMVTLEQLAAMVETAQSEERSPNSELDSLLLPMDSAVLNFPEVNLLPAVAAYVKQGQPVHVSGAPDEGMVRITEGTERNFIGIGTIAEDGRVAPKRLVVEYAE from the coding sequence ATGGGTCGTCCACGTCGTCGCGGCCGTGACATTAACGGCATTCTGTTATTGGATAAGCCGCTGGGCCTCTCCTCTAATGATGTTTTACAGAAGGTAAAACGTCTCTTTAGTGCTAACCGCGCAGGTCATACTGGTGCGCTTGATCCCTTGGCGACCGGTATGTTGCCTATCTGCTTAGGGGAAGCGACCAAGTTTTCCCAATTTCTGCTAGATTCAGATAAACGTTATCGGGTTGTTGCTCGTTTAGGCCAACGCACTGATACTTCAGATGCCGAAGGCGCATTAATCAGCGAGCGGGAAGTTAATGTCACGCAGGCGCAGATGGATGCCGCGCTGGACCGTTTCCGCGGCGATAGCCAGCAAGTGCCGTCGATGTATTCTGCACTGAAGCACCAAGGTAAGCCGCTGTACGAATATGCCCGTCAGGGGATTGAAGTAGAACGTGAAGCGCGCAGCATTACTGTCTACGAATTGCTCTTTATTCGTTGGGAAGGTAATGACCTTGAGCTGGAAATTCATTGTTCTAAAGGAACTTACATTCGCACCATTATTGATGATTTGGGCGAATTGTTGGGTTGCGGTGCTCATGTCAGTTATCTGCGTCGGTTGCAAGTGGCGACTTACCCCAGTGATCGCATGGTGACGTTAGAACAGTTGGCTGCGATGGTCGAAACAGCGCAATCGGAAGAGCGTTCGCCAAACAGCGAACTGGATTCGCTGCTATTGCCGATGGACAGCGCAGTATTAAACTTCCCTGAAGTCAATCTGTTACCTGCGGTAGCCGCCTATGTAAAACAGGGGCAACCGGTACATGTCTCTGGGGCTCCTGATGAAGGAATGGTCCGTATCACTGAAGGTACAGAGCGTAATTTCATTGGTATTGGCACGATTGCAGAAGATGGCCGTGTAGCTCCGAAGCGTTTGGTTGTGGAATACGCGGAGTAA
- the nlpI gene encoding lipoprotein NlpI — MKPFLRWCYVVTALMLAGCSNHDWRKDEVLAIPLQPTLQQEVILARMEQILASRALTDDERAQLLYERGVLYDSLGLRALARNDFSQALAIRPDMPEVFNYLGIYLTQAGNFDAAYEAFDSVLELDPTYNYARLNRGIALYYGGRLPLAQDDLQAFYQDDPNDPFRSLWLYLVEREIDPKAATVALQQRYEKSDRGQWGWNIVEFYLGTISEKTLMERLKADAMDNTSLAEHLSETDFYLGKHYLSLGDKDTASALFKLTVANNVHNFVEHRYALLELALLGQEQDDLSESDQQ, encoded by the coding sequence ATGAAGCCTTTCTTGCGCTGGTGTTACGTTGTGACAGCACTCATGCTGGCAGGATGCAGCAACCATGATTGGCGTAAAGACGAGGTATTGGCAATCCCGTTGCAACCTACGTTGCAGCAGGAAGTGATTCTGGCGCGCATGGAACAAATCCTTGCAAGTCGGGCACTTACGGATGATGAGCGCGCGCAGCTTTTATATGAGCGCGGAGTGCTGTATGATAGCCTCGGGCTACGGGCACTAGCGCGAAATGATTTTTCGCAAGCGTTAGCTATTCGTCCTGATATGCCAGAAGTTTTTAACTATCTGGGCATTTATTTAACGCAGGCAGGCAATTTTGATGCTGCCTATGAAGCGTTTGATTCTGTACTAGAGCTTGATCCAACTTACAATTACGCGCGTTTAAACCGGGGTATCGCTCTGTATTATGGCGGTCGACTCCCGTTGGCGCAGGATGATCTGCAGGCGTTTTATCAAGACGATCCAAATGATCCCTTCCGTTCGTTATGGCTGTATCTGGTGGAAAGAGAGATCGATCCCAAGGCAGCTACAGTAGCGCTACAACAGCGCTATGAAAAATCGGACAGAGGGCAATGGGGATGGAATATTGTCGAATTCTACCTGGGCACAATCAGCGAAAAAACGCTGATGGAACGGCTCAAGGCAGATGCAATGGATAACACTTCGCTCGCTGAGCATCTCAGTGAAACTGACTTCTATTTAGGTAAACATTACCTAAGTCTGGGGGACAAGGACACCGCTTCGGCGCTGTTCAAACTGACGGTAGCTAACAACGTTCATAACTTTGTTGAGCACCGCTATGCATTGTTGGAATTGGCGCTTTTGGGCCAAGAACAAGACGACCTATCGGAATCGGACCAGCAATAG